From a region of the Hymenobacter jejuensis genome:
- a CDS encoding DUF6044 family protein: MSPFSLPSKPLHLALLGLLLFLLPFAILRERSYVTIDDNLDTEISIPYLLTRYHVALDYRPTAVVPPVMNGLPRNAMRSGLSVTVAVFALLEPLPAYLVHQALVRVLALLGMYALLRAHFLKRDNDKALAAGLALAWAVLPVYSMYGMSVLGQPWLLLAFLNLRQGRSRWTDWALIAGFPLWSFFVFVGPFVLVALAGLLLWDWQQGRGISKRVLLGMALLTILYLVVEYPLLYSLLIAKQFVPHRVEFDLGKLGPQTLAAQLKSAFLYFVTGHYHASRFFRGAAVLAVGAAFLLTPAAKRRAVLRQVLPLLVALAVVALFCGFAQQITDSLQRVIPPLRTFNLSRFHFLTPLLWFVVLVLSLRWLTSRKLQAAFIALQLLIGLGMNAEWLNNLRELAGRPLPDEPNYQAYVAPSLFADIQRYTMENAGPPALYRVACLGFPPSVAQLNSFYTLDSYQNNYPLAYKHEFRPLIAGELAKNAALRTYFDDWGNRCYLFSAELGRNFRVSARQHQQVQDWAFDAAAFQRLGGRYVLSAVQLQAPARSGLQLRGVFSARTAYWRVYLYEVVPSSSPKPGAAVGQKLPEISKFGLLVCKNG; encoded by the coding sequence ATGTCTCCTTTTTCTTTGCCTTCCAAACCGCTGCATCTGGCCTTGCTGGGGCTGCTGCTGTTTTTGCTGCCTTTCGCTATTCTGCGGGAGCGCAGCTACGTTACCATCGACGACAATCTCGATACCGAGATCAGCATTCCGTACCTGCTCACGCGCTACCACGTCGCCCTCGACTACCGCCCGACGGCTGTGGTGCCGCCCGTTATGAACGGCCTGCCGCGCAACGCCATGCGCTCGGGCCTGAGCGTGACGGTGGCAGTATTTGCGTTGCTGGAGCCGCTCCCGGCTTACTTAGTGCACCAGGCACTGGTGCGAGTGCTGGCGTTGCTGGGGATGTATGCGCTGCTGCGCGCTCACTTTCTTAAGCGGGACAATGATAAGGCGTTAGCGGCGGGTTTGGCGTTGGCGTGGGCTGTGCTGCCGGTGTACTCGATGTACGGCATGTCAGTGTTGGGGCAGCCTTGGTTGTTGCTGGCCTTTCTCAACCTGCGCCAAGGCCGCAGCCGCTGGACCGATTGGGCCTTGATCGCAGGGTTTCCGTTGTGGTCGTTTTTTGTGTTTGTGGGGCCGTTTGTGCTCGTAGCGCTGGCCGGGCTGCTGCTCTGGGATTGGCAGCAGGGGAGAGGCATCAGCAAGCGCGTGCTGCTGGGCATGGCCCTCCTGACCATCTTATACTTAGTAGTTGAATATCCGCTGCTGTATTCCTTGCTGATTGCCAAGCAGTTCGTGCCGCACCGCGTAGAATTTGATTTGGGTAAACTCGGTCCGCAAACGCTCGCGGCACAGCTCAAAAGTGCTTTTCTGTATTTCGTAACGGGTCATTATCACGCCAGCCGTTTTTTCCGCGGCGCGGCAGTACTTGCCGTAGGCGCCGCTTTCCTGCTGACGCCCGCTGCCAAGCGCCGGGCTGTGCTGCGCCAGGTGCTGCCGCTGCTGGTAGCGCTGGCTGTCGTGGCGCTGTTCTGCGGTTTTGCGCAGCAAATCACCGATTCTTTGCAACGGGTCATTCCGCCGTTGCGCACCTTCAACCTCAGCCGCTTCCACTTCCTGACGCCTTTGTTGTGGTTTGTGGTGTTGGTGCTCAGCCTGCGCTGGCTGACGAGCCGGAAGTTACAGGCAGCTTTTATCGCGCTGCAATTGCTGATCGGGCTGGGAATGAATGCCGAATGGCTGAACAACCTGCGCGAACTGGCCGGCCGGCCGCTGCCCGACGAGCCAAATTATCAGGCGTATGTTGCGCCTTCGTTATTTGCTGATATTCAACGCTATACAATGGAGAATGCTGGCCCGCCGGCGTTGTATCGGGTAGCGTGTTTAGGGTTTCCGCCCAGTGTGGCCCAGCTCAACAGTTTCTATACTCTCGACAGCTACCAAAATAACTACCCACTGGCCTACAAGCACGAATTTCGGCCCCTGATCGCGGGCGAATTGGCTAAAAATGCCGCGCTACGCACATACTTCGACGACTGGGGCAACCGTTGTTATCTTTTTTCAGCTGAATTGGGAAGAAATTTTCGGGTAAGCGCCCGCCAGCATCAGCAAGTGCAGGACTGGGCCTTCGACGCCGCAGCTTTTCAGCGCTTAGGCGGGCGGTATGTGCTGTCGGCGGTGCAGCTGCAAGCCCCGGCTCGCAGCGGATTGCAGCTGCGGGGCGTGTTTTCGGCTAGGACGGCGTACTGGCGCGTGTATCTTTACGAAGTAGTGCCTTCGTCGAGTCCCAAGCCGGGGGCTGCGGTAGGGCAGAAACTGCCAGAAATCTCTAAATTTGGCCTTTTGGTGTGCAAGAATGGCTAA
- a CDS encoding aminotransferase class V-fold PLP-dependent enzyme, with amino-acid sequence MYTFNPGPSAVYPEVRNYLTAAYDEGWLSAPHRGERFTGLMRQTIEELKKKLNIPQDYTVFFLSSATECWEVLAQSLTPTKSFHLYSGAFGEKWYEYAKALRPACTGYPFGIDEVPDVAALPLPDDEVDMVCITQNETSNATQLRDGFILNLYNRLGGALLAVDATSSLGGVQLKYIKADVWFASVQKCFGLPAGLGLMVLSPRAVARFRQINERSHYNSLTAQYEKMLNYQTTHTPNVLGIYLLYRVLQDRQPIKTVHQHLLDRATKLYDYFDQATQLKPLVQNPETRSTTVIGLQGPPQLIDDVKRRALQLGLQLGNGYGNWKPTSLRIANFPAIPDAAFEQLVQFFAKEYA; translated from the coding sequence ATGTATACTTTCAATCCTGGCCCGTCCGCGGTTTATCCGGAAGTGCGCAATTACCTCACCGCTGCTTACGACGAAGGCTGGCTATCGGCACCGCACCGTGGCGAGCGGTTTACGGGGCTGATGCGCCAAACCATTGAAGAGCTAAAGAAAAAGCTCAATATCCCGCAAGATTACACGGTATTTTTCCTCAGTTCGGCCACCGAATGCTGGGAAGTGCTGGCCCAAAGCCTGACGCCTACCAAAAGCTTTCACCTCTACAGCGGCGCTTTCGGCGAGAAGTGGTACGAGTATGCCAAAGCGCTTCGGCCGGCGTGCACGGGCTACCCATTTGGCATCGACGAAGTGCCCGACGTGGCAGCCTTGCCCCTGCCCGACGACGAAGTAGACATGGTGTGCATCACCCAAAACGAAACGTCCAACGCCACCCAGCTCCGCGACGGCTTCATCCTGAACCTCTACAACCGCTTGGGCGGCGCGCTACTAGCCGTGGACGCCACTTCCTCGCTGGGCGGCGTTCAACTCAAATACATTAAGGCTGATGTATGGTTTGCGTCGGTGCAGAAATGCTTCGGGCTGCCGGCGGGCTTGGGCTTGATGGTGCTCTCGCCAAGAGCTGTGGCGCGGTTTCGCCAGATCAACGAGCGCTCGCATTACAACAGCCTCACGGCCCAGTACGAGAAGATGCTCAACTACCAAACCACGCACACCCCCAACGTGCTGGGAATCTATCTGTTGTACCGCGTGCTACAAGACCGGCAGCCGATCAAAACCGTGCACCAGCACCTGCTCGACCGCGCCACCAAGCTGTATGATTACTTCGACCAAGCCACGCAGCTTAAGCCACTGGTGCAAAACCCCGAAACGCGCTCGACTACCGTTATCGGCCTGCAAGGCCCGCCCCAGCTCATCGACGACGTAAAACGCCGGGCCTTGCAACTGGGTTTACAGCTCGGCAATGGTTACGGGAACTGGAAGCCAACTTCGCTGCGCATCGCCAACTTCCCTGCCATCCCCGACGCAGCTTTCGAGCAACTGGTGCAATTTTTCGCCAAAGAATACGCTTAA
- a CDS encoding alpha/beta hydrolase, which translates to MASAQEHHFSVTRSARYYQLGELSSYTRQVWFVAHGYGQLAAYFIRHFAPLVQADPTLMVVAPEGLSRFYLSGTGGRIGATWMTREDRLAEIEDYVEYLNQLSTSILSQCAEQTKVLVLGFSQGAATVSRWLAHAPFRPAQLVLWAGAFPEDVDFAVASRLLQHLPITLVCGDQDEFISEDAFAKQHFFLQKRGVEPAVVRFNGKHTLQADVLKQLKSTFDRL; encoded by the coding sequence ATGGCGTCTGCGCAAGAGCACCATTTTTCGGTAACCCGTTCGGCACGTTACTACCAGCTTGGCGAGCTATCGTCGTATACGCGGCAGGTGTGGTTTGTAGCGCATGGCTACGGGCAGCTGGCAGCGTATTTTATTCGCCATTTTGCGCCGCTGGTGCAAGCCGATCCGACTTTGATGGTCGTTGCTCCCGAAGGTCTCTCCCGCTTTTATCTTTCGGGCACGGGAGGCCGCATCGGGGCTACCTGGATGACGCGTGAAGACCGGCTAGCCGAAATTGAGGATTACGTAGAGTATCTCAACCAACTATCTACCAGCATTTTATCCCAGTGCGCTGAGCAGACCAAAGTGTTGGTACTTGGTTTTTCGCAAGGGGCCGCTACTGTGAGCCGGTGGCTGGCGCACGCTCCCTTTCGGCCGGCTCAACTTGTTCTGTGGGCCGGCGCCTTTCCGGAAGATGTAGATTTTGCGGTAGCCTCGCGGCTGCTTCAGCACCTTCCCATCACCTTGGTCTGCGGCGATCAGGACGAGTTTATCAGTGAGGATGCTTTTGCCAAACAACACTTTTTTCTGCAAAAACGTGGCGTCGAGCCAGCGGTCGTGCGTTTCAACGGCAAGCACACGTTGCAGGCCGACGTGCTGAAACAGCTAAAAAGCACGTTTGATCGCTTGTAG
- a CDS encoding saccharopine dehydrogenase C-terminal domain-containing protein: protein MTNILLLGAGRSSSSLLHYLLRYAPLEKWQITVGDVNPAHLAPVLAAHTEYARAVTFAIEHEAQLSELVQQADVVISMLPALFHAPVARACVQFRRHLVTASYVSEEIRSLHEEAQAAGIILLMECGLDPGLDHMSAMAALADIRAQGGSLTGFKSYCGGLMAPDSEGDNPWRYKFTWNPRNVVLAGQSTAKYLEQGHARFIPYQQLFRRTELLDVPGYGQFEGYANRDSLSYRAPYGLEEIPTILRGTLRRPGYCAAWHALVRLGLTDDTVRLGNSAALTWQELIESYLPASATPNADVATRLAAYLGLEPEGAEMQRLMWLGLFSEQPVHLSDANPAQLLERLLTEKWQLQSGDRDMVVMQHLFDYQADGRSMRRTSSLVVLGDDATHTAMAKTVGLPVGMAVRQLTRGNIGQRGVVIPTHADLYQPILAELAADYDIAFEEEEHVP from the coding sequence ATGACAAACATTCTGTTGCTGGGCGCTGGCCGCTCGTCGTCGTCTTTGTTGCACTATTTGCTGCGGTACGCGCCGCTGGAAAAGTGGCAGATCACCGTTGGTGATGTCAACCCGGCGCATCTGGCCCCGGTGCTGGCGGCGCATACCGAGTACGCCCGCGCCGTGACCTTTGCGATAGAGCACGAAGCGCAGCTGTCGGAACTTGTGCAGCAGGCCGACGTGGTCATTTCGATGTTGCCGGCTCTGTTTCACGCGCCGGTGGCACGGGCTTGCGTTCAGTTTCGGCGGCACTTGGTCACGGCAAGCTATGTCTCGGAGGAAATCCGGAGTCTGCACGAAGAAGCACAAGCCGCCGGCATCATCCTTCTGATGGAATGTGGTCTCGATCCCGGCCTCGACCATATGTCGGCCATGGCGGCCTTGGCCGACATCCGAGCGCAGGGCGGGAGCCTGACAGGGTTCAAATCGTATTGCGGCGGCCTGATGGCCCCGGACTCCGAAGGCGATAACCCGTGGCGCTATAAGTTCACCTGGAACCCGCGTAACGTGGTGCTAGCCGGCCAAAGCACTGCCAAATATCTGGAGCAAGGACATGCGCGATTCATCCCGTATCAGCAGCTATTTCGCCGTACCGAGTTGTTAGATGTGCCTGGATACGGACAATTTGAAGGCTACGCCAACCGCGATTCGCTGAGCTATCGTGCGCCGTATGGGCTCGAAGAAATTCCCACGATTCTGCGCGGCACGCTGCGCCGCCCGGGCTACTGCGCGGCCTGGCACGCATTGGTGCGCCTCGGCCTGACCGACGACACCGTGCGCCTGGGCAACAGCGCCGCCCTGACGTGGCAGGAACTGATAGAATCGTATTTGCCGGCCAGCGCCACCCCTAACGCCGACGTAGCCACTCGGCTAGCTGCTTACCTCGGCCTCGAGCCCGAAGGTGCGGAAATGCAGCGCCTTATGTGGTTGGGCCTTTTCAGCGAGCAACCCGTTCATTTATCCGATGCCAACCCCGCGCAGTTGCTCGAACGCCTACTCACGGAGAAATGGCAATTGCAGAGCGGCGACCGCGACATGGTGGTCATGCAGCATTTGTTTGATTACCAGGCAGATGGCAGATCGATGCGCCGTACGTCTTCTTTGGTCGTGTTGGGCGATGATGCTACGCACACAGCCATGGCCAAGACGGTAGGTTTGCCGGTCGGGATGGCGGTGCGGCAACTCACGCGGGGCAATATCGGGCAGCGAGGCGTGGTGATCCCAACGCACGCTGATCTGTACCAACCCATTCTGGCCGAATTAGCAGCGGATTACGACATCGCTTTCGAGGAAGAGGAACACGTTCCGTAA
- the rnhA gene encoding ribonuclease HI, whose amino-acid sequence MIQLFTDGSSRGNPGPGGYGTILRFGRHEKEITQGFRLTTNNRMELLAVIVGLEAVTKPEIPITVVTDSRYVVDAVEKKWVFGWANKPDFGKKANEDLWRRFLKIYRQRTVRFHWVRGHNGHPENERCDQLAVWSAENGPLLIDAGYEQELQKK is encoded by the coding sequence TTGATTCAGCTCTTTACCGACGGCTCTTCGCGTGGAAACCCCGGCCCTGGAGGTTACGGAACCATCCTGCGTTTTGGCCGCCATGAGAAAGAAATTACGCAAGGCTTCCGCCTGACTACCAACAACCGCATGGAACTGCTGGCCGTGATTGTGGGCCTGGAAGCAGTCACCAAACCCGAAATCCCGATTACCGTGGTCACTGACTCGCGCTACGTGGTGGACGCGGTGGAGAAAAAATGGGTGTTTGGGTGGGCCAACAAACCCGATTTTGGCAAGAAAGCCAACGAAGATCTGTGGCGTCGTTTCCTGAAAATTTACCGGCAGCGCACGGTGCGCTTTCACTGGGTGCGCGGCCACAATGGCCACCCCGAAAATGAGCGCTGCGACCAACTGGCCGTGTGGAGCGCCGAAAATGGCCCGTTGCTAATTGACGCTGGCTACGAACAGGAACTTCAAAAGAAGTAA
- a CDS encoding MarC family protein, translating to MFSLKEIFSVTLTLFAVIDILGSIPIIIQIRQREGRIHSEKATLVAGVLMVVFLFLGQSILSLFGVDYQSFALAGAIIIFLIGMEMILGIELFKTDSMAASGSIVPLAFPLIVGAGTMTTLLSLRAAYSLPNVLVGIGLNLVFVYVVLKSSAWIERKLGKAGEDILRRVFGVILLAIAIKLFKTNFFVS from the coding sequence GTGTTTTCACTCAAGGAAATATTTTCCGTTACGCTCACGCTGTTTGCCGTGATTGATATTCTGGGCTCCATCCCGATTATCATCCAGATTCGGCAGCGCGAGGGCCGGATTCACTCCGAGAAAGCCACGCTGGTGGCCGGGGTGTTGATGGTGGTATTTCTGTTCTTGGGGCAAAGCATCCTGTCGTTGTTTGGCGTTGACTATCAGTCGTTTGCCTTGGCCGGCGCTATCATCATTTTCCTGATCGGCATGGAGATGATTTTGGGCATCGAGCTGTTTAAAACCGATTCGATGGCGGCCAGCGGCTCCATTGTACCCTTGGCATTTCCCCTCATCGTGGGAGCTGGCACCATGACGACGCTGCTGTCGCTGCGGGCCGCTTACTCGCTGCCTAACGTGCTGGTAGGCATAGGCTTAAACCTAGTGTTTGTATACGTCGTCCTGAAAAGCAGCGCCTGGATTGAGCGTAAGCTGGGCAAAGCTGGCGAGGACATTTTGCGGCGCGTGTTCGGCGTGATCTTGCTCGCCATTGCTATCAAACTCTTCAAAACTAACTTCTTCGTCTCGTGA
- a CDS encoding SDR family NAD(P)-dependent oxidoreductase yields MTKTAFITGASSGIGRATAIALAQSGFQLVVTGRRRERLEELVQQVAPTPVHILTFDVRDRAATEAAVAGLPADFQDVAVLINNAGGAHGLAPIQDGDPNDWDAMLDGNVKGLLNVTKALLPGMTQRNRGHIINISSVAGSEVYANGNVYCASKAAVSALTKGMRLDLLAHNIRVAEINPGAVETEFSEVRFKGDTSRAASVYKGFEPLTAEDVADVIQFMVTRPPHVNIAEVLLFPAAQAAATTIKKDL; encoded by the coding sequence ATGACCAAAACTGCTTTTATCACAGGTGCTTCCTCTGGCATCGGTCGCGCTACGGCCATAGCATTGGCGCAATCGGGCTTTCAATTGGTAGTTACCGGCCGCCGCCGCGAACGTCTGGAAGAACTGGTGCAGCAAGTAGCTCCTACACCCGTCCATATCCTTACGTTTGATGTGCGCGACCGCGCCGCAACTGAAGCCGCCGTTGCTGGCTTACCTGCTGATTTTCAAGATGTTGCGGTTTTGATCAACAACGCAGGCGGGGCACACGGCTTGGCACCGATTCAGGATGGCGACCCCAATGATTGGGACGCTATGCTCGATGGCAACGTAAAGGGGCTTCTGAACGTGACCAAGGCCTTGTTGCCGGGCATGACGCAGCGCAACCGGGGCCATATCATCAATATAAGCTCTGTGGCCGGCTCTGAAGTATACGCCAACGGTAATGTGTATTGCGCTTCCAAAGCCGCCGTTTCGGCACTCACGAAGGGCATGCGCCTTGATCTGTTGGCACACAATATTCGGGTAGCAGAAATCAACCCTGGGGCTGTCGAAACAGAGTTTTCTGAAGTGCGTTTCAAAGGAGATACCTCACGGGCAGCTTCTGTGTACAAGGGCTTTGAACCCCTCACGGCTGAAGACGTAGCCGATGTTATTCAGTTTATGGTGACGCGCCCTCCGCACGTCAACATAGCCGAAGTGCTGCTTTTCCCGGCGGCTCAAGCTGCCGCTACCACGATCAAGAAGGATCTGTAA
- the porT gene encoding type IX secretion/gliding motility protein PorT/SprT, giving the protein MATSHVRYQLHLHGPKIGRIISVLLLLAVLPFTAAHAQKKSRSSRGKHGRVKSITVNNLPGYDSKWFHPGFYVAPNFSSYKIQQATKNLGSVASNSIISPGFSVGFIADAAMGDYFNLRFTPGVSFITRRIEFKDAGYTPVPPEPPQVEIFTQEIGTTQIDLPLLLKFKSDRRRNTRVYLIGGVKPSFNLGNRRKDPDRNLLQAESADFAVEYGVGLDLFYPLFKFAPELRFSNGLINLHKPGNDLYSRSLQSMRSNTVTLYLNFE; this is encoded by the coding sequence ATGGCAACCTCTCACGTTCGGTATCAGCTCCATCTACACGGCCCTAAAATAGGCCGTATCATTTCGGTACTATTGCTGCTGGCAGTGCTGCCTTTCACGGCTGCCCACGCGCAAAAAAAGAGCCGTTCTAGCCGCGGCAAACACGGGCGGGTGAAATCCATCACGGTCAATAACCTGCCTGGCTACGACAGCAAGTGGTTTCACCCTGGCTTTTATGTAGCTCCCAACTTTTCGAGCTACAAGATTCAGCAAGCCACCAAAAACCTTGGTAGCGTCGCCTCCAACTCGATTATCAGTCCCGGCTTTTCAGTTGGTTTCATTGCCGATGCTGCGATGGGCGACTACTTTAATCTGCGTTTTACGCCAGGCGTAAGTTTCATTACGCGCCGCATTGAATTCAAAGATGCCGGTTATACGCCAGTGCCGCCGGAGCCGCCGCAAGTGGAAATTTTTACGCAGGAAATAGGCACCACCCAGATTGATTTGCCGCTGCTGCTCAAGTTCAAATCGGATCGGCGGCGTAATACGCGGGTGTATCTTATCGGGGGTGTGAAACCAAGCTTTAACCTCGGCAATCGTCGCAAAGATCCCGATCGCAACCTGTTGCAGGCCGAGTCTGCTGACTTTGCAGTGGAATATGGAGTAGGCCTGGATCTGTTTTACCCACTCTTTAAATTTGCGCCGGAACTGCGCTTTTCCAACGGACTGATCAATCTGCACAAGCCCGGCAACGACTTATACAGCCGCAGCCTACAAAGCATGCGCAGCAATACGGTTACGCTGTACCTGAATTTTGAATAA
- a CDS encoding tRNA1(Val) (adenine(37)-N6)-methyltransferase — MPNPYFKFKHFTVHQDSCAMKVCTDACVLGATADVETAAHILDIGTGTGLLALMAAQRAPAAYIEAVEVDPDAATQAAENFQASPWASRLQLQPVSLQEYATLHPALFDHILCNPPFFRNSLRSPDAARTAARHTAPDTLPFSEIAAFAAQHLAAHGQLTVLLPPPEMQHFEREAAAAGLYAAHRLTLHHRAGSRALRHITSFERQPQPLEQQALAIHTEASEAYSPAFRTLLQDFYLAF, encoded by the coding sequence GTGCCCAATCCCTATTTCAAGTTCAAACACTTCACCGTGCACCAAGACAGTTGCGCGATGAAAGTGTGCACCGATGCGTGTGTGCTGGGCGCTACCGCGGACGTTGAAACGGCTGCGCATATCCTCGACATTGGTACCGGCACCGGCCTGTTGGCTCTGATGGCCGCGCAACGAGCGCCCGCAGCGTACATTGAAGCCGTAGAAGTGGACCCGGACGCTGCTACGCAGGCCGCCGAAAACTTTCAAGCCAGCCCTTGGGCATCGCGGCTGCAACTACAACCGGTAAGCTTACAGGAATACGCTACCCTACACCCGGCCCTGTTTGATCATATTCTCTGCAACCCGCCCTTCTTTCGCAACTCCCTGCGCTCGCCCGATGCGGCCCGCACTGCGGCGCGCCATACCGCGCCCGATACCTTGCCCTTTTCGGAGATCGCGGCGTTCGCAGCACAACACTTAGCAGCGCACGGACAACTGACGGTGTTATTACCGCCGCCCGAAATGCAGCATTTTGAACGCGAAGCGGCAGCAGCAGGCCTGTACGCGGCACACCGGCTTACCTTGCACCACCGCGCCGGCAGCCGCGCCCTGCGTCATATTACCTCCTTCGAGCGGCAGCCGCAGCCATTAGAGCAGCAAGCCCTGGCTATTCACACCGAAGCAAGCGAAGCCTATTCGCCAGCCTTTCGGACGTTGCTACAAGACTTTTATTTGGCTTTTTAG
- the xerD gene encoding site-specific tyrosine recombinase XerD, with protein sequence MNWSVSIRQFEGYLQLEKSLSPNSVEAYVRDIGKLRQYLELSKLAANPEQVTTRILRDFLSWLGELGMSATSQARTLSGIKAFYDFLIMEDLLTIDPTDTLEAPKIGRKLPDTLAYEEIVQLLDSVDLSTPEGTRNRAILEVLYSSGLRVSELTELRLSNLYADQGFVRVTGKGNKERLVPIGRDALKHLGFYLSGIRAHLDIQPGHEDVVFLNKRGSKLSRVMIFNIIKDLASKAGVRKTISPHTFRHSFATHLIEGGADLRAVQEMLGHESITTTEIYTHLDRDYLRQVITEFHPRS encoded by the coding sequence GTGAACTGGTCCGTCAGCATCCGACAATTTGAAGGGTACCTCCAACTCGAAAAATCCCTTTCTCCCAACAGCGTCGAAGCCTACGTGCGCGACATCGGCAAGCTGCGCCAATACTTAGAACTCTCGAAGCTGGCCGCCAATCCGGAGCAAGTAACTACGCGCATTCTGCGCGATTTTCTGTCGTGGCTGGGCGAACTCGGCATGAGCGCCACGTCGCAGGCCCGCACGCTGTCGGGCATCAAGGCTTTCTACGACTTCCTGATCATGGAAGACTTACTCACAATCGACCCCACCGACACGCTGGAAGCGCCCAAAATCGGCCGCAAGCTGCCCGACACGTTAGCGTACGAAGAGATTGTGCAACTCCTGGATTCGGTAGACCTGAGTACGCCGGAAGGCACCCGCAACCGGGCCATCTTGGAAGTGTTGTACTCGTCGGGCCTGCGCGTGTCGGAACTGACGGAGCTGCGCCTCTCCAACCTCTACGCCGACCAAGGCTTTGTGCGCGTGACGGGCAAAGGCAATAAGGAGCGCCTCGTGCCCATCGGCCGCGACGCGCTCAAGCATCTGGGCTTTTACCTCAGCGGCATTCGCGCCCACCTCGACATTCAGCCCGGGCACGAAGATGTGGTGTTTCTCAACAAGCGCGGCTCTAAGCTATCGCGGGTGATGATCTTCAACATTATCAAGGACTTAGCCAGCAAAGCCGGCGTTCGCAAAACTATCAGCCCGCACACGTTTCGCCATAGCTTCGCCACGCACCTCATCGAAGGCGGCGCCGACCTGCGGGCCGTGCAGGAGATGCTGGGCCACGAAAGCATTACCACCACCGAAATTTATACACACCTCGACCGCGATTACCTGCGGCAGGTCATCACAGAATTTCATCCCCGGAGCTAA
- the aroQ gene encoding type II 3-dehydroquinate dehydratase encodes MHILIINGPNLNLLGRREPGIYGTRSFEDYLPELREAFPNLELEYFQSNHEGELIDKLHEAGFKHHGIVLNAGAYTHTSIALADAIAAINSPVVEVHLSNLAAREQFRQTSLIGKHCIGSISGFKLESYKLALHYFEGTRPKRVGFKV; translated from the coding sequence ATGCACATCCTTATCATCAACGGCCCCAACCTCAACTTGCTCGGCCGCCGCGAGCCCGGCATTTACGGCACGCGCTCCTTCGAAGACTACCTGCCCGAGCTGCGGGAGGCCTTCCCGAATCTGGAGTTGGAATATTTTCAGTCGAACCACGAGGGCGAACTCATCGACAAGCTGCACGAAGCCGGTTTTAAGCACCACGGCATCGTGCTCAACGCGGGCGCCTACACGCACACCAGCATCGCCCTGGCCGACGCCATTGCCGCCATCAATTCGCCGGTGGTAGAAGTGCACCTGAGCAACCTGGCCGCCCGCGAGCAATTTCGGCAGACGAGCCTCATCGGCAAGCACTGCATTGGCAGCATAAGTGGCTTCAAACTAGAAAGTTACAAACTGGCGCTGCATTATTTCGAAGGCACCCGACCCAAGCGGGTGGGCTTCAAAGTGTAG
- the cdd gene encoding cytidine deaminase — MAQPLHLTITVDVLASEAELTPEEALTWQQARAATDRAYAPYSHFHVGAALLLDNGSVFQGTNQENAAYPSGLCAERTALFGVAAAHPERRIAYMAVAARPANGDFTLAMPCGACRQVMTEYENRQGQSIPLLLPGPNGSIYRFRSLGDLLPFQFSSNDLPPKS, encoded by the coding sequence ATGGCTCAGCCACTCCATCTCACCATCACCGTCGACGTACTGGCTTCCGAAGCCGAACTTACCCCCGAAGAAGCGCTTACGTGGCAACAGGCCCGCGCCGCCACCGATCGGGCGTATGCTCCTTACTCTCATTTTCACGTAGGCGCGGCGTTGCTGCTCGACAACGGGTCGGTATTTCAGGGAACCAACCAGGAAAACGCAGCCTATCCGTCGGGGCTTTGCGCCGAGCGCACGGCTCTGTTTGGCGTTGCCGCCGCGCATCCTGAGCGTCGCATTGCGTATATGGCCGTTGCGGCGCGCCCCGCCAACGGCGACTTTACCTTGGCAATGCCTTGCGGGGCCTGCCGCCAAGTCATGACCGAATACGAGAACCGGCAGGGCCAATCTATTCCGTTGCTGCTGCCGGGCCCCAACGGGTCCATCTACCGCTTCCGGTCGTTAGGCGATTTGCTGCCATTTCAGTTTTCCAGCAACGACCTTCCGCCCAAATCATAA